Proteins from a single region of Streptomyces griseiscabiei:
- a CDS encoding DeoR/GlpR family DNA-binding transcription regulator: protein MNAEERQREIVRAARRTGAVDVAELAGVLGVAKETVRRDLRALEDHGLVRRTHGGAYPVESAGFETTLAFRATSQVPEKRRIAAAAAELLGDAETVFVDEGFTPQLIAEALPRDRPLTVVTASLATAGALAEAGNTTVLLLGGRVRPGTLATVDHWTTRMLAGFVIDLAYIGANGITREHGLTTPDPAVSEVKAQAIRASRRTVFAGVHTKFGAVSFCRFAEVGDLDAIVTSTLLPASEAHRYSMQGPQVTRV from the coding sequence CGGAGGAAAGGCAACGCGAGATCGTCCGGGCCGCCCGCCGCACGGGCGCGGTCGACGTCGCCGAACTCGCCGGCGTGCTGGGCGTCGCCAAGGAGACCGTACGGCGTGATCTGCGCGCCCTGGAGGACCACGGACTGGTCCGCAGGACGCACGGCGGGGCGTATCCCGTGGAGAGCGCCGGGTTCGAGACGACGCTCGCCTTCCGCGCCACCAGCCAGGTGCCCGAGAAGCGCCGGATCGCCGCCGCGGCGGCCGAACTGCTCGGCGACGCGGAGACGGTCTTCGTCGACGAGGGCTTCACCCCGCAGCTCATCGCCGAGGCACTGCCCCGGGACCGGCCGCTGACCGTGGTCACCGCCTCGCTCGCCACCGCGGGCGCCCTCGCCGAGGCAGGCAACACCACCGTGCTGCTGCTCGGCGGCCGGGTGCGCCCCGGCACCCTCGCGACCGTGGACCACTGGACGACGAGGATGCTGGCCGGTTTCGTCATCGACCTGGCGTACATCGGCGCCAACGGCATCACCCGCGAGCACGGCCTCACCACCCCCGACCCGGCCGTCAGCGAGGTCAAGGCCCAGGCGATCCGCGCCTCCCGGCGCACGGTCTTCGCGGGCGTCCACACCAAGTTCGGCGCGGTCAGCTTCTGCCGGTTCGCCGAGGTCGGCGACCTGGACGCGATCGTCACCAGCACCCTGCTCCCGGCCTCGGAGGCCCACCGCTACTCGATGCAGGGCCCCCAGGTCACCCGAGTCTGA
- a CDS encoding carbohydrate ABC transporter permease — protein sequence MRPTAVRRKGLGLGLVAWLLGILFFLPIAWMALTSLHSEPDAATNPPSWAASLTLDGYREFFGVDGGASPWPALVNSTVASLASTLLVLLLAFPAAYALSIRPVKKWTDVLFFFLSTKMLPVVAGLLPLYLFAKNTGLLDNIWLLVLLYTSMNLPIAVWMMQSFLAEVPVAVIEAAHLDGARLPTVLTRVVAPIALPGIAATALICFIFSWNELLFARVLTGVVAETAPVFLTGFITSQGLFLAKVCAASLVISLPVLAAGFAAQDKLVQGLSLGAVK from the coding sequence ATGAGGCCGACTGCCGTGCGTCGCAAGGGACTCGGCCTGGGCCTGGTGGCCTGGCTGCTGGGGATCCTGTTCTTCCTGCCCATCGCCTGGATGGCCCTGACCTCACTGCACTCCGAACCGGACGCGGCGACCAACCCCCCGTCCTGGGCGGCGTCCCTCACCCTCGACGGCTACCGCGAGTTCTTCGGCGTCGACGGCGGGGCCAGCCCCTGGCCGGCCCTGGTCAACTCGACGGTGGCGTCCCTGGCCTCGACCCTGCTCGTCCTGCTCCTCGCCTTCCCGGCGGCGTACGCGCTGTCGATCAGGCCGGTGAAGAAGTGGACGGACGTCCTGTTCTTCTTCCTCTCCACCAAGATGCTGCCGGTGGTGGCGGGCCTGCTCCCCCTCTACCTCTTCGCGAAGAACACGGGCCTGCTGGACAACATCTGGCTCCTCGTCCTCCTCTACACCTCCATGAACCTGCCGATCGCCGTCTGGATGATGCAGTCCTTCCTCGCGGAGGTCCCGGTGGCGGTGATCGAGGCCGCGCACCTGGACGGCGCCCGGCTGCCGACCGTGCTGACGCGTGTGGTGGCCCCGATAGCCCTGCCCGGTATCGCCGCCACCGCCCTGATCTGCTTCATCTTCAGCTGGAACGAACTGCTGTTCGCGAGGGTGCTGACGGGTGTGGTCGCCGAGACGGCCCCCGTCTTCCTGACCGGCTTCATCACCAGCCAGGGCCTGTTCCTGGCCAAGGTGTGCGCCGCGTCGCTCGTGATCTCCCTGCCGGTGCTCGCCGCGGGGTTCGCCGCCCAGGACAAACTGGTCCAGGGCCTCTCCCTGGGAGCCGTCAAATGA
- a CDS encoding carbohydrate ABC transporter permease, with product MTATTTAPRAATPVRVQGPPNARLRAWATRAPLLPALIFMIAVTQLPFVATLVISFFDWNSLYPDARAFAGFANYGEVLTDPDLRRSVWTTILLTVAVVLASLVLGLVLALLLDRRFRGRGVVRTLLIAPFLVVPVAAALLWKHVLYNPEYGLFNGLLHYVGGPQPDWISETPLLAVEASLVWQWTPFMMLILLAGLQSRDHQQIEAARVDGASDWQIFRHLTLPHLRRYLELGALLGSIYIVQNFDAVFTITSGGLGTANLPYTVYQTFYQAHENGLASAAGVLVVIGSIIIATFALRVVSSLFREEAGRS from the coding sequence ATGACCGCGACCACGACAGCGCCGAGGGCGGCGACCCCCGTACGCGTCCAGGGCCCACCGAACGCCCGGCTGCGCGCCTGGGCGACCCGTGCCCCGCTCCTGCCCGCCCTGATCTTCATGATCGCCGTGACCCAACTGCCCTTCGTGGCCACGCTGGTGATCTCCTTCTTCGACTGGAACTCCCTCTACCCCGACGCCCGCGCCTTCGCCGGGTTCGCCAACTACGGCGAGGTCCTCACCGACCCCGACCTGCGCCGCTCGGTGTGGACGACGATCCTGCTGACGGTCGCCGTGGTGTTGGCCAGCCTGGTCCTCGGCCTGGTGCTGGCCCTGCTCCTCGACCGGAGGTTCCGGGGCCGGGGCGTCGTCCGCACCCTGCTCATCGCCCCCTTCCTGGTGGTCCCGGTGGCGGCGGCCCTCCTCTGGAAGCATGTGCTCTACAACCCCGAATACGGCCTGTTCAACGGCCTGTTGCACTACGTGGGCGGCCCCCAGCCCGACTGGATCTCCGAGACCCCGCTGCTCGCGGTCGAGGCCTCCCTGGTCTGGCAGTGGACGCCGTTCATGATGCTGATCCTGCTCGCCGGACTGCAGTCCCGGGACCACCAGCAGATCGAGGCGGCCCGCGTCGACGGCGCGAGCGACTGGCAGATCTTCCGCCATCTGACGCTGCCGCATCTGCGCCGCTACCTCGAACTGGGCGCGCTGCTGGGCTCGATCTACATCGTCCAGAACTTCGACGCGGTCTTCACGATCACCTCCGGCGGCCTCGGCACCGCGAACCTGCCGTACACCGTCTACCAGACCTTCTACCAGGCCCACGAGAACGGTCTCGCCTCGGCCGCCGGTGTCCTGGTCGTCATCGGTTCGATCATCATCGCGACGTTCGCCCTGCGCGTGGTCTCGTCGCTGTTCCGTGAGGAGGCGGGCCGGTCATGA
- a CDS encoding zinc-dependent alcohol dehydrogenase family protein, translating to MKAAVIESVGKAVVTEVPDPTPGPRDVVVEVAACGLCGTDLHILQGEFAPSLPIVPGHEFAGEVVGVGGRVTELSVGDRVAVDPSLYCHECRYCRTGHNNLCERWAAIGVTTAGGAAQYAVAPVANCVRLPDHVRTQDAALVEPLSCAIRGYDVLRTRLGAHVLIYGSGTMGLMMLELAKRTGAAGVDIVDVNPARLETARRLGVTGSAANADELERPQGWDLVIDATGNAAAIQDGLDRVAKAGTFLQFGVADYATRVTIDPYRVYNQEITITGSMAVLHSFERAAELFAGGVLDPDVFISDRLPLERYPQALEQFASGVGRKIVVVP from the coding sequence ATGAAGGCCGCCGTCATCGAGTCCGTGGGCAAGGCCGTCGTCACCGAGGTCCCGGACCCGACGCCGGGTCCCCGGGACGTCGTCGTCGAGGTCGCCGCGTGCGGACTGTGCGGGACCGATCTGCACATCCTCCAGGGCGAGTTCGCCCCGAGCCTGCCGATCGTGCCGGGGCACGAGTTCGCGGGCGAGGTGGTGGGCGTCGGCGGCCGGGTCACCGAACTGTCCGTCGGCGACCGGGTGGCCGTCGACCCCTCCCTGTACTGCCACGAGTGCCGCTACTGCCGGACCGGCCACAACAACCTCTGCGAACGCTGGGCCGCGATCGGCGTCACCACGGCCGGCGGCGCCGCCCAGTACGCGGTGGCGCCGGTCGCCAACTGCGTACGGCTGCCGGACCACGTCCGCACCCAGGACGCGGCGCTCGTGGAACCGCTGTCCTGCGCGATACGGGGCTACGACGTCCTCCGCACCCGCCTCGGCGCCCATGTCCTGATCTACGGCTCGGGGACGATGGGCCTGATGATGCTGGAGCTGGCGAAACGCACCGGCGCGGCCGGCGTCGACATCGTCGATGTGAACCCCGCCCGGCTGGAGACGGCACGGCGGCTCGGCGTCACGGGGTCCGCCGCCAACGCCGACGAGCTGGAACGGCCCCAGGGCTGGGACCTGGTGATCGACGCCACCGGCAACGCGGCGGCCATCCAGGACGGGCTGGACCGGGTGGCCAAGGCCGGCACGTTCCTCCAGTTCGGGGTGGCCGACTACGCGACCCGGGTCACCATCGACCCGTACCGCGTCTACAACCAGGAGATCACCATCACCGGCTCCATGGCCGTCCTCCACAGCTTCGAACGCGCGGCGGAGCTCTTCGCAGGCGGCGTCCTCGACCCCGACGTCTTCATCAGCGACCGTCTGCCGCTGGAGCGGTACCCACAGGCACTGGAGCAGTTCGCGTCAGGGGTGGGGAGGAAGATCGTCGTGGTGCCGTGA
- a CDS encoding bestrophin-like domain, whose translation MELWLLNSFGPLTLTVLMAGSVIVFAALGSLVVRRRLPQLLNGAQNDMVGVLLGMYGAIYGIFLAFVVVAEWEGIGVAETVVASEATHCAEIVRDADAFPEPVRREVSEAVGTYVQAVVNDQWPRMRAGRPSSESTEPAIRAVYRALQSYEPTTESQKTYYAQAVAHLDGVVAERRARLTLAQSSLPTLLKLLVYGGALVMIPMSLLYGIRSFKAHLTFVTLIALLIGLSLLLTMSLDRPFSGELSVSPAPYKEGALARFWE comes from the coding sequence ATGGAACTCTGGCTGCTCAACAGCTTCGGCCCGCTCACCCTGACCGTGCTCATGGCCGGGAGCGTCATCGTCTTCGCGGCCCTGGGCAGCCTGGTGGTCCGCCGCAGGCTCCCCCAGCTCCTGAACGGCGCGCAGAACGACATGGTCGGCGTCCTGCTCGGGATGTACGGCGCCATCTACGGCATCTTCCTGGCCTTCGTGGTGGTCGCCGAGTGGGAGGGCATCGGGGTCGCGGAGACCGTCGTCGCCTCCGAGGCCACCCACTGCGCCGAGATCGTGCGCGACGCCGACGCGTTCCCGGAGCCGGTCCGGCGGGAGGTGTCCGAGGCCGTCGGCACATATGTCCAGGCGGTGGTGAACGACCAGTGGCCCCGGATGCGCGCCGGCCGGCCCTCCTCCGAGTCCACCGAGCCGGCCATCCGCGCCGTGTACCGGGCGCTCCAGTCCTACGAGCCGACCACCGAGTCCCAGAAGACGTACTACGCCCAGGCCGTGGCCCACCTCGACGGGGTGGTCGCGGAACGCCGCGCGCGGCTGACCCTGGCCCAGTCGTCCCTCCCGACCCTGCTGAAGCTGCTGGTCTACGGGGGCGCGCTGGTGATGATCCCGATGTCCCTCCTCTACGGCATCAGGAGCTTCAAGGCCCACCTGACGTTCGTCACCCTCATCGCCCTGCTCATCGGGCTGAGCCTGCTGCTCACCATGAGCCTGGACCGCCCCTTCTCCGGCGAACTGAGCGTGTCGCCCGCCCCGTACAAGGAAGGGGCTCTGGCGCGCTTCTGGGAGTGA
- a CDS encoding ABC transporter substrate-binding protein — MRIPSRRRPRALAAAAAGTLLAPLLSGCWTGAGGAGSGGDAINVLMVNNPQMQELQKLTAAHFTKETGIRVNFTVLPENDVRDKISQDFANQAGQYDVATLSNYEIPIYARNGWLEELDGYVAKDPAFDQQDILKPMRQSLTGDDGKLYGEPFYGESSFLMYRKDVFAERGLTMPEHPTWRQVADLAAKADGAEDGMKGICLRGLPGWGEVMAPLTTVVNTFGGTWFDKDWKARLDSPEFEKATRFYVDLVREHGESGAAQAGFAECLNNMTQGKTAMWYDATSAAGSLEAADSPVKGKIGYAPAPVERTESSGWLYTWAWGIQQASRNPDKAWKFVSWASGKEYEELVGEQIGWSNVPAGKRESTYANPDYREEAAAFQEMTREAIEGARPTDPGVQPRPAPGIQFVGIPEFTDLGTKVSLEISAAIAGRQSVASALRKSQELAEQISEEYEGR, encoded by the coding sequence ATGCGAATCCCGAGCCGACGGAGGCCGCGCGCACTCGCCGCGGCCGCCGCAGGGACGCTGCTCGCCCCGCTTCTCTCCGGCTGCTGGACCGGAGCGGGCGGGGCGGGATCCGGCGGCGACGCCATCAACGTACTGATGGTCAACAACCCCCAGATGCAGGAGCTGCAGAAGCTCACGGCCGCGCACTTCACCAAGGAGACCGGCATCAGGGTGAACTTCACCGTGCTGCCGGAGAACGACGTCCGCGACAAGATCAGCCAGGACTTCGCCAACCAGGCCGGCCAGTACGACGTGGCGACACTGAGCAACTACGAGATACCGATCTACGCCCGCAACGGCTGGCTGGAGGAGCTGGACGGGTATGTCGCGAAGGACCCGGCCTTCGACCAGCAGGACATCCTGAAGCCGATGCGCCAGTCCCTCACCGGCGACGACGGCAAGCTCTACGGGGAGCCGTTCTACGGCGAGTCGTCCTTCCTGATGTACCGCAAGGACGTCTTCGCCGAGCGGGGCCTCACCATGCCCGAACACCCCACCTGGCGGCAGGTCGCCGACCTCGCCGCGAAGGCGGACGGCGCCGAGGACGGCATGAAGGGCATCTGTCTGCGCGGACTGCCCGGCTGGGGCGAGGTCATGGCCCCCCTCACCACCGTCGTGAACACCTTCGGCGGCACCTGGTTCGACAAGGACTGGAAGGCCCGGCTCGACTCCCCCGAGTTCGAGAAGGCGACCAGGTTCTACGTCGACCTCGTCCGCGAGCACGGTGAATCCGGCGCCGCCCAGGCCGGCTTCGCCGAATGCCTCAACAACATGACCCAGGGCAAGACCGCCATGTGGTACGACGCCACCTCCGCCGCCGGCTCACTGGAGGCGGCCGACTCCCCCGTGAAGGGGAAGATCGGCTACGCACCCGCGCCGGTCGAGCGGACCGAGTCGTCCGGCTGGCTCTACACCTGGGCCTGGGGCATCCAGCAGGCCTCCCGCAACCCCGACAAGGCCTGGAAGTTCGTCTCCTGGGCCTCGGGCAAGGAGTACGAGGAACTGGTCGGCGAACAGATCGGCTGGTCCAACGTGCCCGCGGGCAAACGGGAGTCGACGTACGCCAACCCCGACTACCGCGAGGAGGCAGCCGCCTTCCAGGAGATGACCCGCGAGGCCATCGAGGGCGCCCGGCCCACCGACCCCGGGGTGCAGCCGCGACCCGCGCCCGGCATCCAGTTCGTCGGCATCCCCGAGTTCACCGACCTCGGCACCAAGGTCTCCCTGGAGATCAGCGCGGCCATCGCCGGACGCCAGTCCGTCGCCTCGGCCCTGAGGAAGTCGCAGGAACTCGCCGAGCAGATCTCCGAGGAGTACGAGGGACGATGA
- a CDS encoding TROVE domain-containing protein codes for MARFNTKAGKARPTSRVTSTGQVLRTYEGGRGRERDERSELFLLSIANFVAQKTFYESGEDRDDRFVALVRRLAVTDPEWTAGLLGWLRGEGNLRTASIVGAAEYVKARLDAGVTDGPTNRQVVDSVLRRPDEPGELLAYWTSRYGRNLPKPVKRGVADAVRRLYSPRSLLKYDTASKGYRFGDILNLVHAAPDPDKPWQGDLFQYALDRRHNPDTAVVPRSLPMLAAHRDLMELRPAKRRKVVTGAGGSRRLADAGITWEALAGWLQGPMDQAAWEAVIPSMGAMALVRNLRNFDEAGVSDEVAARVAARISDPAEVARSRQFPFRYLSAYRHAPSLRWAYPLEQALGHSLANVPALPGRTLVLVDRSGSMFHSRLTDRSSLTYADAAAIFGTALALRAADADLVEFGSTSRAVKYGTGESVLKIIQRFGDLGGTDTTEAVRRHYRKHDRVLIVTDEQATYSHYGDPTAQIPAGVPVYTWNLAGYRAGHGHSGSRNRHTFGGLSDAAFRTVPLLEAARDADWPWAHGRG; via the coding sequence ATGGCGCGATTCAACACGAAGGCAGGAAAGGCGCGGCCCACCTCGCGGGTCACCTCGACAGGGCAGGTGCTTCGTACGTACGAGGGCGGCCGGGGCCGTGAGCGGGACGAGCGCTCTGAGCTGTTCCTGCTGTCGATCGCCAACTTCGTCGCGCAGAAGACCTTCTACGAGAGCGGCGAGGACCGCGACGACCGGTTCGTCGCGCTCGTGCGCCGGCTCGCCGTCACCGACCCGGAGTGGACGGCCGGCCTGCTCGGCTGGCTGCGCGGCGAGGGCAACCTCCGTACGGCCTCCATCGTGGGCGCCGCCGAGTACGTGAAGGCGCGTCTCGACGCGGGCGTCACCGACGGGCCCACCAACCGTCAGGTCGTCGACTCGGTGCTGCGGCGCCCGGACGAGCCCGGTGAGCTGCTGGCCTACTGGACCTCGCGGTACGGGCGCAACCTCCCCAAGCCGGTGAAGCGCGGTGTCGCCGACGCCGTACGACGCCTCTACAGCCCCAGGTCGCTGCTGAAGTACGACACCGCGTCCAAGGGCTACCGCTTCGGCGACATCCTGAACCTGGTGCACGCCGCGCCGGACCCGGACAAGCCGTGGCAGGGGGACCTGTTCCAGTACGCCCTCGACCGGCGCCACAACCCGGACACGGCCGTCGTGCCCAGGTCGCTGCCCATGCTCGCGGCCCACCGCGACCTGATGGAGCTGCGGCCCGCCAAGCGGCGCAAGGTCGTGACCGGTGCGGGCGGCTCCCGGCGCCTCGCGGACGCGGGGATCACCTGGGAGGCGCTGGCGGGCTGGCTGCAGGGGCCGATGGACCAGGCGGCGTGGGAGGCGGTCATTCCGTCCATGGGTGCCATGGCCCTCGTCCGCAACCTGCGCAACTTCGACGAGGCGGGTGTCTCCGACGAGGTCGCGGCCCGGGTGGCGGCGCGGATCAGTGACCCGGCGGAGGTCGCGCGGTCGCGGCAGTTCCCGTTCCGCTACCTCTCGGCCTACCGCCACGCGCCCTCGCTGCGCTGGGCGTACCCGCTGGAGCAGGCGCTCGGTCACTCGCTGGCCAACGTGCCCGCGCTGCCCGGCCGGACCCTGGTCCTGGTCGACCGCTCGGGCTCGATGTTCCACTCCCGGCTGACCGACCGCTCCTCGCTCACCTACGCGGACGCGGCGGCGATCTTCGGCACGGCGCTCGCGCTGCGGGCGGCGGACGCGGACCTCGTCGAGTTCGGGAGCACGAGCCGGGCGGTGAAGTACGGCACGGGCGAGTCCGTGCTGAAGATCATCCAGCGGTTCGGCGACCTGGGCGGCACCGACACCACCGAGGCCGTCCGCCGCCACTACCGCAAGCACGACCGGGTGCTGATCGTCACCGACGAGCAGGCCACCTACAGCCACTACGGCGACCCGACCGCGCAGATCCCGGCCGGTGTACCCGTCTACACCTGGAACCTGGCCGGCTACCGGGCGGGTCACGGCCACTCCGGCAGCCGGAACCGCCACACCTTCGGCGGCCTCTCGGACGCGGCCTTCCGGACGGTGCCGCTGCTGGAGGCGGCCCGGGACGCCGACTGGCCGTGGGCCCACGGACGGGGCTGA
- a CDS encoding TerD family protein, with translation MTPGSNIPLPVTHVAVDVAAPVRLDVSGLLLTADGKVRSDDDFIFYNQPTGPGVTYRSGGGAAPDSITVDTTAVPPDIEKIVVTASPDAAGQSFQGIEPTATIRNAADGSVISTFTPPRLGPETALVIVEIYLRNGAWKARAVGQGYANGLAGIATDYGVTVEDPAPTPAPTPTPAPAQVRPVTPPPAPQVTPPPVPATPPAPAPGAGKINLDKGRVSLQKNQTVSLVKGGRPLLSQVKMGLGWEPAYRGKDIDLDASVIAYGPQRNHIDSCYFGKLSIVNGAIKHSGDNLTGEGGGDDEVIVVDLGRLPQEVTGLVFTVNSFSGQKFTEVAKAYCRLLDAASGEELVRFDLTNAEAQTGVMMAKLIKQFTGEWEMTAMGDFVKSRTVRGMVKPAAQAL, from the coding sequence ATGACCCCCGGCTCGAACATCCCGCTGCCCGTCACCCACGTCGCGGTGGACGTCGCCGCACCCGTGCGGCTCGACGTATCGGGCCTGCTGCTCACCGCCGACGGCAAGGTGCGCTCGGACGACGACTTCATCTTCTACAACCAGCCGACCGGCCCGGGAGTGACGTACCGCTCCGGCGGCGGCGCGGCCCCCGACTCGATCACGGTGGACACCACGGCCGTCCCGCCGGACATCGAGAAGATCGTCGTCACGGCCAGCCCGGACGCGGCGGGCCAGTCGTTCCAGGGCATCGAGCCGACGGCGACGATCCGCAACGCGGCGGACGGCTCGGTGATCTCCACGTTCACCCCGCCGCGCCTCGGCCCCGAGACGGCCCTGGTGATCGTGGAGATTTATCTGCGCAACGGCGCGTGGAAGGCCCGCGCGGTGGGCCAGGGCTACGCGAACGGCCTCGCGGGCATCGCCACGGACTACGGCGTCACGGTGGAGGACCCCGCCCCGACCCCCGCCCCGACCCCGACTCCGGCCCCCGCCCAGGTACGGCCCGTCACCCCGCCCCCGGCCCCGCAGGTCACCCCACCCCCGGTCCCCGCGACCCCTCCCGCCCCCGCCCCCGGCGCCGGCAAGATCAACCTGGACAAGGGCCGCGTCAGCCTCCAGAAGAACCAGACGGTCTCCCTGGTCAAGGGCGGCCGCCCACTTCTCTCCCAGGTCAAGATGGGCCTCGGCTGGGAGCCCGCGTACCGGGGCAAGGACATCGACCTGGACGCGTCGGTCATCGCGTACGGCCCGCAGCGCAACCACATCGACAGCTGCTACTTCGGCAAGCTCTCGATCGTCAACGGCGCGATCAAGCACTCCGGTGACAACCTCACGGGCGAGGGCGGAGGCGACGACGAGGTGATCGTGGTCGACCTCGGACGGCTCCCCCAGGAGGTCACCGGCCTGGTCTTCACCGTCAACTCCTTCTCCGGCCAGAAGTTCACCGAGGTCGCCAAGGCCTACTGCCGCCTCCTGGACGCCGCCTCCGGCGAGGAACTGGTCCGCTTCGACCTCACCAACGCCGAGGCCCAGACCGGCGTGATGATGGCCAAGCTGATCAAGCAGTTCACCGGTGAGTGGGAGATGACCGCGATGGGCGACTTCGTGAAGTCCCGCACGGTCAGGGGGATGGTGAAGCCGGCGGCCCAGGCACTCTGA
- a CDS encoding 1-aminocyclopropane-1-carboxylate deaminase, with the protein MSLSSFERYPLLFGPSPVHRLERLTAHLGGASVWAKREDCNSGIAYGGNKTRKLEYLVADALAQGCDTLVSIGGVQSNHTRQVAAVAARAGLKCVLVQESWVDWPDAVYDKVGNILISRLAGADVRLVRAGFGIGFKESWELALREVEEGGGKPYAIPAGASDHPLGGLGFAGWAYEVAEQERELDVFFDTVIVCSVTGSTQAGMVAGFAALEEAGGRPRRVIGIDASAKPDSTREQVARIAHNTGRLIGLKRELTVADVELDERYHGGIYGVPDDATLVAMQLAARTEGMITDPVYEGKSMAGMVDLIERGEIGPDSTVLYAHLGGQPALNAYSGVIQ; encoded by the coding sequence GTGTCCCTTTCTTCCTTCGAGCGCTACCCGCTCCTCTTCGGGCCCTCGCCGGTCCACCGGCTGGAGCGGCTGACCGCCCACCTCGGCGGCGCCTCCGTCTGGGCCAAGCGCGAGGACTGCAACTCCGGTATCGCGTACGGCGGCAACAAGACCCGCAAGCTGGAGTACCTGGTCGCCGACGCGCTCGCCCAAGGCTGCGACACCCTTGTCTCCATCGGCGGTGTGCAGTCCAACCACACCCGTCAGGTCGCCGCCGTCGCCGCCCGCGCCGGGCTCAAGTGCGTGCTCGTGCAGGAGAGTTGGGTCGACTGGCCGGACGCCGTGTACGACAAGGTCGGCAACATCCTGATCAGCCGGTTGGCCGGAGCCGACGTACGGCTCGTCCGGGCCGGATTCGGCATCGGCTTCAAGGAGAGCTGGGAGCTGGCGCTCAGGGAGGTCGAGGAGGGCGGCGGCAAGCCGTACGCCATCCCGGCCGGTGCCTCCGACCACCCCCTCGGCGGTCTGGGCTTTGCCGGCTGGGCGTACGAGGTCGCCGAGCAGGAGCGGGAGCTGGACGTCTTCTTCGACACGGTGATCGTGTGCTCGGTGACCGGCTCCACCCAGGCCGGCATGGTCGCGGGGTTCGCCGCGCTGGAGGAGGCGGGTGGACGGCCGCGCCGGGTGATCGGCATCGACGCCTCGGCCAAGCCGGACTCCACCCGTGAGCAGGTCGCCCGCATCGCCCACAACACCGGGCGGCTCATCGGCCTCAAGCGGGAGTTGACCGTCGCCGATGTGGAGCTGGACGAGCGGTACCACGGCGGGATCTACGGTGTCCCGGACGACGCCACCCTCGTCGCCATGCAGCTGGCCGCCCGCACCGAGGGCATGATCACCGACCCTGTCTACGAGGGCAAGTCCATGGCCGGGATGGTCGATCTGATCGAGCGCGGCGAGATCGGTCCGGACTCCACGGTCCTGTACGCCCACCTCGGCGGGCAGCCCGCGCTGAACGCGTACAGCGGCGTCATCCAGTGA